Part of the Streptomyces sp. NBC_01460 genome, CTCCGGGATTCCCGGCACGTGCACGGAGCCGGCGAACGGGTGGTCGCCCGGATGCGGTTCCTCGTACACCGGCTGTCCGCCGGTCGCGACGAGCCGGCCGCCCGCGAGGACCGAATCCACGGCGAAGTCCTCCAGCGGCCCTTCGAGCAGCACGAGGTCGGCGCGCTTGCCCGGTGCGACGACGCCCCGGTCGGGCAGCCGCAGCCGTTGGGCGGGCGTCCAGGTCAGCGCGCGCAGCGTGTCGAGCGCGGGCAGTCCGGCCGCCACGGCCGTACGGGCGATGTGGTCCAGGTGCCCCTCGGCGGTGATGTGGTCGGCGGCCAGGTCGTCGGTGACGAGGCAGACGGGCGGCAGCTGCGGCAGGGCGGTGAGGGCCCGCACGACCTCGGGCTCCAGGCACTTCTCCTGGAGCATGACGGTCATGCCGAGACGGGCCTTCTCGACCACGACCTCGGGCGTGTTCTTGGTGTGGTCGGAGTCGATGCCGGTGGCCATGTACCGGCTGAGCTCCTCGCCGGCCAGGCCGGGGCAGTGCCCGTCGAGGATCGCGCCCTGCTCCCGGGCGGTCGCGATGATGGAGTGCATCCGCTCGTCGCCGGAGACCACCGCGCGGTAGTCCATGACCTCCGCGAGCGCCCGCACGCCGTCCCAGCGCAGCAGTTCGTCCACATCGGCGGCGTCCAGATGGGCGCCGGAGTGCTCGAACCCGGCGAGTGCGGGTACGCACGACGGCACGCCCCACAGCTGCGTCTGCGGGGTGGACCGCCCGGCCTCGATCATCCATCGCATCGCCGCGCGCCCGGCGACGTTGACGATCTCGTGCGGGTCCGCGAGCACGGTGGTGGTGCCGCGCGGCAGCGTCAGCCACGCGAACGCGGCCGGGGTGAGGAAGGAGCTCTCGACGTGCATGTGCGCGTCGAGGAACCCCGGGACGATCAGCCGTCCGGTGGCATCGATCAGGCGGGCGGCCTCGCCCCCGGTACCCGGCGGAACCACCCCGCTGATGACCTCGCCGGTGACGAGGACGTCAGCGGCGAAGACCTCGCCGGTGAAGACGGAGACGACACTGCCCCCGAAGATGCGGACGTCGTGCACGAGAATTCCGATCAGTGGATGGAGTTGTAGAAGAAGTAGCCGAGGAAGGGCAGCAGGACCCACATCCCGACGTGGATGTCCCTGAAGCGCCCGGCCGCGGCCTTGATCAGCACGTACGAGGTGAGACCGGCGGCGATGCCGGTGCCGAAGTTGCCCCAGAAGAGCGTGCAGGCGACGGTGAGCGCCGCGGGCAGGGCGTCGGTGACGTCGGACATGTCGACCTTGCGCAGCCCGGCGAGCATCGACAGGCCGATGAACATGAGCACCGGAGCGGTCGCCGCCTCCGGGATCATGGTCGCTACCGGGGTGAAGAGCAGCAGCAGGGCGAACAGGCCGCCGGTGACGACCGAGGTCAGGCCCGTACGGCCGCCGCTGTCGGAGCCCGCCGCGGATTCCAGGTACGTCGTCACACTCGGGCCGCCCATGGCCGAGCCGCCGATCACGCTGACGGAGTCGACGAGGAACGGCTTGTTGATGTCCTGCATCT contains:
- a CDS encoding adenine deaminase C-terminal domain-containing protein; amino-acid sequence: MHDVRIFGGSVVSVFTGEVFAADVLVTGEVISGVVPPGTGGEAARLIDATGRLIVPGFLDAHMHVESSFLTPAAFAWLTLPRGTTTVLADPHEIVNVAGRAAMRWMIEAGRSTPQTQLWGVPSCVPALAGFEHSGAHLDAADVDELLRWDGVRALAEVMDYRAVVSGDERMHSIIATAREQGAILDGHCPGLAGEELSRYMATGIDSDHTKNTPEVVVEKARLGMTVMLQEKCLEPEVVRALTALPQLPPVCLVTDDLAADHITAEGHLDHIARTAVAAGLPALDTLRALTWTPAQRLRLPDRGVVAPGKRADLVLLEGPLEDFAVDSVLAGGRLVATGGQPVYEEPHPGDHPFAGSVHVPGIPEDEYRWRVDLPDGRHRFRALRVNPVDTYTVPAEIELDVTGGEVAWEGRTALCWVRNRHGRDHTACVPLTGMDLGDGAVTTTYAHDSHNLVTLGTTRRSMRAAAGAVLDDDGGVAVARDGAVTARLPLAVGGVMSTAPAVEVADASRRVREELGAWGWRHRNPFMSVSTLTLAVSPTMKITDLGLVDVLARDWTAQVLDGCH